The following are encoded in a window of Longimicrobiaceae bacterium genomic DNA:
- a CDS encoding BamA/TamA family outer membrane protein, whose product MLRPKVRTALTIALAAFLLPSSLSAQYFGRNKVQYRKFDFRVLHTPNFDVYYYPEEEEATREAARMAERWYARLSRLLDHEFEQRQPLILYASHPDFQQTNTLMDFVSEGTGGFTEVFKQRVVLPFSYSLEETDHVLGHELVHAFQYDISGLGRAGGGLEAAARRYQVPLWFTEGMAEYLSVGPIDPHTAMWVRDAALRGDIPDIERMTYDPTVFPYRWGQALWAYIGGRWGDATIGQILKLAGQGLPYEEAFERVLRISMRQLSDDWVSSIRRTYLPMIADLREAREMAHPLITSNRVGGRLNVAPSLSPDGRFVAFISDLDFIDAELHLADASTGRVIRTLQKSTALDSHYGSLRYINSAGTWSPDSRYFAFSALKEGRDVLVIVDTRNARKVREFAVPGVGEISNPTWSPDGRTIAFSGLKGGISDLYLIDLEAGSTAQLTDDPYAQLHPAYSPDGSTIAFVTEKGPSTDFGTLRYGPYHIALLDVETRTTTPVPGMAGAKNINPVWSKDGRSLFFISNRGGIPNLYRVDLEGGDVYRLTNFFTGISGIIDVSPALTGARERDKLLFTVYENGGYNIYALDGWDALAGVKVPSAPDSLEKFAAFNAALLPPSPRSDEATFNRVSSYLADATYGLPNAERQARFTETSYKPRLGLDYLGQPQLGVSVGGPFGSGMYGGVAGIFSDVLGRHTLFGMVQAQGRVDEIGFATQYLNRRERWNYGGQAQRLPYIFGFYAVGTDSLDGAVVPTQDIVRVRQFDTALQGYAQYPFSTAQRIEFSAGVRRIATDAQVYRLLLDPQTYRPRADRYFEEDGFALNMAQMSIALVYDNAVFNYTSPFAGQRYRLQITPMVGDLQMVQALADYRRYLFVQPFTLAVQLLHTGKYGQDSDGVIDGQRIFYDQYLGQPWYVRGYYDVYSDCKRRQSDADACTVFPQLFGSRVAVAKAEIRFPLVKRLLLGSVMALPPIEGFGFFDAGTAWNQDTRPSLQRGVPEEPGARGIMTSAGAGARVNFFGYLVVEINYLRAFALDDGWKWAFNFLPGF is encoded by the coding sequence ATGCTTCGACCGAAGGTCCGCACAGCGCTGACCATCGCGCTTGCTGCATTCCTCCTCCCTTCCTCCCTCTCCGCCCAATACTTCGGACGGAACAAGGTGCAGTACCGGAAGTTCGACTTCCGCGTGCTGCATACGCCCAACTTCGACGTCTACTACTATCCCGAGGAGGAGGAGGCCACCCGCGAGGCGGCGCGGATGGCGGAGCGCTGGTACGCGCGACTCTCGCGGCTGCTCGATCATGAGTTCGAGCAACGGCAGCCGCTCATCCTCTACGCCAGCCACCCGGACTTCCAGCAAACCAACACGCTGATGGACTTCGTCAGCGAGGGCACTGGAGGGTTCACGGAGGTCTTCAAGCAACGTGTCGTGCTGCCCTTCAGCTACTCGTTGGAGGAGACCGATCACGTGCTTGGGCACGAGCTGGTGCACGCTTTTCAATATGACATCTCCGGATTGGGCCGCGCGGGGGGCGGCCTCGAGGCGGCGGCCCGACGCTACCAGGTTCCCCTCTGGTTCACAGAGGGGATGGCGGAGTACCTATCGGTCGGGCCCATCGACCCGCATACCGCCATGTGGGTGCGGGACGCCGCACTTCGCGGAGATATCCCCGACATCGAGCGGATGACCTATGACCCCACCGTCTTCCCGTATCGCTGGGGTCAGGCTCTGTGGGCGTATATCGGGGGGCGCTGGGGGGACGCCACCATCGGACAGATCCTGAAGCTGGCGGGCCAGGGGCTGCCCTATGAGGAAGCCTTCGAGCGAGTGCTTCGCATCAGTATGCGCCAGCTTTCGGACGACTGGGTCTCCTCGATCCGCCGCACCTACCTGCCGATGATCGCCGACCTGCGCGAGGCGCGGGAGATGGCGCATCCGCTCATCACCTCCAACCGCGTCGGGGGCAGGCTCAACGTGGCGCCGTCCCTTTCCCCCGACGGCCGATTCGTCGCCTTCATCTCCGACCTGGACTTCATCGATGCGGAGCTCCACCTGGCCGACGCATCCACCGGTCGGGTGATCCGCACGCTTCAGAAGAGCACTGCGCTCGACTCGCATTACGGCAGCCTCCGCTACATCAACTCCGCCGGCACCTGGTCGCCCGATAGCCGCTACTTCGCCTTCAGCGCCCTCAAAGAGGGGCGCGACGTACTGGTCATTGTGGATACGAGGAACGCCAGGAAGGTGCGGGAGTTCGCGGTTCCCGGAGTCGGTGAGATCTCCAACCCGACCTGGTCTCCCGATGGCCGCACGATCGCCTTCAGCGGTCTCAAAGGCGGGATCAGCGATCTCTATCTGATCGACCTGGAGGCGGGCAGCACCGCGCAGCTCACCGACGATCCGTACGCACAGCTCCACCCCGCCTATTCGCCGGACGGAAGCACCATCGCCTTCGTAACCGAGAAGGGCCCTTCCACGGACTTCGGCACGCTGCGCTACGGTCCGTACCACATAGCCTTGCTCGATGTGGAGACCCGCACTACCACCCCCGTGCCGGGGATGGCCGGCGCGAAGAACATCAACCCGGTCTGGTCGAAAGACGGGAGGAGCCTCTTCTTCATCTCGAACCGGGGCGGTATCCCCAACCTGTACCGGGTGGACCTGGAGGGAGGCGATGTTTACCGCCTGACGAACTTCTTCACCGGAATCAGCGGTATCATCGACGTGAGCCCGGCCCTGACCGGCGCGCGGGAGCGAGATAAGCTGCTCTTCACGGTTTACGAGAACGGCGGCTACAACATCTATGCGCTGGACGGCTGGGACGCGCTGGCGGGGGTGAAGGTGCCCTCGGCCCCGGATTCCCTGGAGAAGTTCGCTGCCTTCAACGCCGCTCTCCTTCCTCCGTCGCCGCGCTCGGACGAAGCGACCTTCAACCGCGTTTCCTCCTACCTCGCCGACGCCACCTACGGCCTCCCGAACGCCGAGCGGCAGGCGCGGTTCACGGAGACCTCCTACAAGCCCCGCCTGGGTCTCGACTATCTCGGTCAGCCGCAGCTCGGCGTGTCCGTCGGCGGTCCCTTCGGCAGCGGCATGTATGGGGGGGTGGCCGGCATCTTCAGCGACGTGCTCGGCCGACACACCCTGTTCGGAATGGTGCAGGCGCAGGGACGGGTCGATGAGATCGGCTTCGCCACACAGTACCTGAACCGACGCGAGCGGTGGAACTACGGTGGGCAGGCGCAGCGCCTTCCCTACATCTTCGGCTTCTACGCCGTGGGGACGGACAGCCTCGACGGTGCGGTGGTACCGACCCAGGACATCGTGCGCGTGCGGCAGTTCGATACCGCGCTGCAGGGATACGCCCAGTACCCGTTCAGCACCGCGCAGAGAATCGAGTTCAGCGCAGGGGTCAGGCGGATCGCGACCGACGCCCAGGTCTACCGCCTGCTGCTCGATCCACAGACGTATCGGCCACGCGCGGATCGCTACTTCGAGGAGGACGGGTTCGCCCTAAACATGGCGCAGATGTCGATCGCGCTGGTCTACGACAACGCCGTGTTCAACTATACGTCGCCGTTCGCTGGCCAGCGGTACCGGCTGCAGATCACTCCCATGGTCGGAGACCTGCAGATGGTGCAGGCCCTGGCGGACTACCGCCGCTACTTGTTCGTGCAACCGTTCACTCTCGCCGTGCAACTGCTTCATACGGGCAAGTACGGGCAGGACTCGGACGGGGTGATCGATGGACAGCGGATCTTCTACGACCAGTACCTGGGCCAACCCTGGTACGTGCGCGGCTATTACGACGTGTATTCGGACTGCAAGAGGCGACAGTCGGACGCGGACGCGTGCACCGTCTTCCCGCAGCTCTTCGGCAGCCGCGTCGCGGTGGCCAAGGCGGAGATCCGGTTCCCGCTGGTGAAGCGGCTCCTGTTGGGATCGGTGATGGCTCTGCCCCCGATCGAGGGTTTCGGCTTCTTCGACGCGGGCACCGCCTGGAATCAGGACACGCGTCCGAGCCTGCAGCGCGGCGTTCCGGAGGAGCCGGGCGCGCGAGGAATCATGACCAGCGCGGGGGCGGGAGCCCGCGTGAACTTCTTCGGCTACCTGGTGGTGGAGATCAACTACCTGCGCGCCTTCGCGCTCGACGATGGATGGAAGTGGGCATTCAACTTCCTTCCCGGGTTCTGA
- a CDS encoding TetR/AcrR family transcriptional regulator, with translation MQEPPLSAEREARRRTILQAAIECFAEQGFASARTKDIAARAGVAEGTIYLYFDSKDELLLTAFRETVQEFSASVERLLNDPRPFLDRLTDFIASQFVRIEQNPSLASVLLFESRQSTKFYGGSVREVLRTYANAVERLLQTGVSRGELRGDLNIPLVRRMLVGALEEVELNWLLGDRVRPLTPLAAELAATFVRGLERGDSPTGHPGAAVVS, from the coding sequence ATGCAAGAGCCACCGTTGAGCGCCGAGCGCGAGGCCCGGCGCCGGACGATCCTGCAGGCGGCGATCGAGTGCTTCGCGGAGCAGGGGTTCGCCTCCGCCCGGACAAAGGACATCGCGGCACGCGCCGGAGTCGCGGAAGGGACCATCTACCTCTATTTCGACAGCAAGGACGAGCTGTTGCTCACGGCGTTTCGTGAGACGGTGCAGGAGTTCTCGGCGTCGGTCGAGCGCCTGCTGAACGACCCGCGACCGTTTCTCGACCGTCTCACCGACTTCATCGCCAGCCAGTTCGTGCGGATCGAGCAGAATCCTTCGCTGGCGTCCGTTCTGCTCTTCGAGTCGCGGCAGTCGACCAAGTTCTACGGCGGTTCCGTGCGCGAGGTGCTCCGCACTTACGCGAACGCGGTGGAGCGGCTCCTGCAAACCGGGGTGTCACGCGGGGAGCTGCGGGGGGACCTGAACATTCCGCTGGTCCGGAGGATGTTGGTGGGCGCACTGGAGGAGGTGGAGCTCAACTGGCTACTCGGGGACCGCGTCCGGCCGCTGACTCCGCTGGCAGCCGAGCTCGCCGCGACCTTCGTACGAGGCCTCGAGCGAGGTGACTCTCCGACTGGACATCCCGGCGCGGCCGTTGTATCATAG
- a CDS encoding penicillin-binding protein activator LpoB — MTAFHSPRLVLLALTIGTLGLGACSQHVVRVAPEQAIDLSGRWNDVDSRLVAEALIEQSFNTPGGQSWVSRYMQSHGGDRPRVIVGTVRNRSMEHIPVSTFVRDLERAYINSGQVLVVSSRGERDEIRDEREDQQEFASADTRSRLRMETGADYMLQGEIQSIEDREDGKAVVFYQVDVTLTDLESNEKVWVGQHKIKKFIDRPRFSL, encoded by the coding sequence ATGACCGCCTTTCATTCCCCGCGCCTGGTCCTGCTGGCGCTAACCATCGGCACTCTTGGACTGGGAGCCTGCTCGCAGCACGTGGTTCGAGTTGCACCGGAGCAGGCCATCGATCTGTCCGGTCGCTGGAACGACGTGGACAGCCGCCTGGTCGCGGAGGCGCTGATCGAGCAGAGCTTCAACACCCCCGGGGGCCAGAGCTGGGTCAGCCGCTACATGCAGAGCCACGGGGGCGACCGCCCGAGGGTGATCGTGGGGACGGTGCGGAACCGCAGCATGGAGCACATCCCCGTCAGCACCTTCGTACGGGATCTGGAGCGAGCATACATCAACAGTGGCCAGGTGCTGGTCGTCTCGAGCCGGGGGGAGCGAGACGAGATCCGCGACGAGCGGGAGGACCAGCAGGAGTTCGCCTCGGCGGACACGCGCTCACGTCTGCGCATGGAGACGGGTGCCGACTACATGCTCCAGGGCGAGATCCAGTCGATCGAAGACCGTGAAGACGGAAAGGCGGTCGTCTTCTACCAGGTGGACGTGACGCTCACCGATCTCGAGAGCAACGAGAAGGTCTGGGTGGGCCAGCACAAGATCAAGAAGTTCATCGATCGGCCGCGCTTCAGTCTGTAA
- a CDS encoding sigma-54 dependent transcriptional regulator, which produces MASDETIARILIIDDDRAFRVGTRALLMDEGYQVDAAASGDEGIARLQSERYQLVLLDLKMEGRSGLSVLEEIRRSGYTVPVLMLTGYATVDSAVQALKLGADDYLTKPCDNELLRSKIRHIIASRAPVRGIGSDRMIASGPEMKEVLQAIARVAPTSSTVLLRGATGTGKELAARAIHEASPRRGRPFVAVNCSALAEGMLESELFGHARGAFTGAVAERKGLFEEANGGTIFLDEIGDVSQAMQAKLLRVLQEREVTRVGTVRPIPVDVRVIAATHHDLEAMVEDGRFRADLYFRLKVFQIRIPDLKDRKGDIPALVSAAVSAWNKRVGDAERQIAGVSDETLEVLQAYDWPGNVRELMAAIEHACIVCDGNRILPCHLPPEILERPEEQPEEPKEEASRRYQAPDPAAERAAIQQALEEAEGNRTRAAAALGMGRTTLWQKLKAYGLEHI; this is translated from the coding sequence ATGGCCTCCGACGAGACGATCGCACGCATTCTGATCATCGATGATGACCGCGCCTTCCGGGTCGGCACCCGAGCTCTCCTCATGGACGAGGGCTACCAGGTGGATGCCGCGGCCAGCGGGGACGAGGGGATCGCCCGGCTGCAGAGCGAGCGGTATCAGCTCGTTCTCCTCGATCTGAAGATGGAGGGTCGCAGCGGTCTCTCCGTGCTCGAGGAGATTCGGCGGTCGGGCTACACGGTGCCGGTGCTGATGCTCACTGGCTACGCCACGGTGGATTCTGCGGTGCAGGCACTGAAGCTCGGCGCCGACGACTACCTCACCAAGCCGTGCGACAACGAGCTGCTGCGGTCGAAGATCCGGCACATCATCGCCTCGCGTGCGCCGGTCCGGGGGATCGGCTCGGATCGGATGATCGCCTCGGGCCCGGAGATGAAGGAGGTGCTGCAGGCCATCGCCCGGGTCGCACCCACCTCGTCCACGGTGCTCCTGCGAGGGGCCACGGGTACGGGCAAGGAGCTGGCTGCCCGGGCGATTCACGAGGCCAGCCCGCGGCGGGGTCGCCCCTTCGTGGCGGTGAACTGCTCTGCCCTCGCCGAGGGGATGCTGGAGTCCGAGCTCTTCGGTCATGCCCGAGGGGCGTTCACCGGCGCCGTAGCCGAGCGTAAAGGCCTGTTCGAGGAGGCGAACGGCGGCACGATCTTCCTCGACGAGATCGGCGACGTGAGCCAGGCGATGCAGGCCAAGCTCCTGCGCGTGTTGCAGGAGCGAGAGGTCACCCGGGTGGGCACCGTCCGACCTATTCCGGTGGACGTGCGGGTGATCGCGGCGACCCACCACGACCTGGAAGCGATGGTGGAGGACGGGCGCTTTCGCGCCGATCTTTACTTCCGGCTGAAGGTCTTCCAGATCCGCATTCCGGACCTGAAGGATCGTAAGGGGGACATCCCTGCCCTGGTGTCGGCTGCGGTTTCAGCCTGGAACAAGCGCGTGGGTGACGCCGAGCGCCAGATCGCCGGGGTGTCCGACGAGACGCTGGAGGTGCTGCAAGCGTACGACTGGCCGGGCAATGTTCGCGAGCTGATGGCCGCTATCGAGCACGCCTGCATCGTGTGCGACGGTAACCGAATCCTGCCCTGCCACCTGCCGCCCGAGATCCTCGAGCGACCGGAAGAGCAGCCCGAGGAGCCGAAAGAGGAAGCGTCCCGGCGCTACCAGGCCCCGGACCCGGCGGCGGAGCGCGCGGCCATCCAGCAGGCGCTGGAGGAGGCCGAAGGAAATCGCACCCGGGCCGCCGCCGCGCTCGGAATGGGTCGCACCACGCTCTGGCAGAAGCTGAAGGCATACGGACTCGAGCACATCTGA
- a CDS encoding ATP-binding protein, giving the protein MRGLSVRTKIFLLFAGASLLTVIPALVMIGRAVENRVYERATEELMNAIDALGTYWERQNDALQESARRIAREPEVEELLGEGDSAALESVLLRQISPGRSVLAADTAGRPLVGPMLDSATISAGGTVVVLSDRDSAALNVAVWPVFLEPPPRPEGDTLPDTLALDSVRVGIIGVGTRLDERTIGDMKVITGGEVALVAGDSLVGTTLPDSIARSLEDLDLAGLVRGGPIFGPPIASLPYLIGVSPLLSPDGEVGILLFRSVAEELQIVRGIRQSMVGIGLFALLLSLLLALVVARIVARPAQVLAAAATDVAQGNFQTPLPRASGDEIGQLTRAFAEMRSAIAEREARLRSAQAELIHREKLAAMGRLVAQLSHEINNPIYNIQNCLEVLDRRGDPTDPNREFLELAREELDRMAVLTRQLLDQSRPLADAARPLQLNHLVQRVATLARDQLEKNGVDLRMSLDPELPTVVAHPDAIQQVLANLVDNAIDAMPNGGTLYLRTRGGPEAVEVEVEDTGAGISEADLPHIFEAFFTTKPEVRGIGLGLFVSEGIIRGHRGRLTVESEVGKGSRFIVQLPRETLDSSLSSADAQASRSAAGV; this is encoded by the coding sequence ATGCGCGGTCTCTCGGTTCGAACCAAGATCTTTCTGCTCTTTGCGGGGGCGTCGCTGCTCACCGTCATTCCCGCACTGGTGATGATCGGGCGTGCCGTGGAGAACCGGGTGTACGAGCGGGCGACCGAAGAGCTGATGAACGCCATCGACGCTCTCGGTACGTACTGGGAGCGGCAGAACGATGCTCTCCAGGAGAGCGCGCGTCGGATCGCCCGTGAACCGGAGGTGGAGGAGCTCCTCGGCGAGGGCGACAGTGCCGCACTGGAGTCCGTCCTGCTGCGCCAGATCTCGCCGGGCAGGAGCGTGCTTGCTGCGGACACGGCGGGGAGACCTCTGGTGGGGCCGATGCTGGATTCGGCGACCATCTCCGCGGGGGGGACGGTGGTGGTGCTCAGTGATCGCGATTCCGCGGCACTGAACGTCGCAGTGTGGCCGGTGTTCCTGGAGCCGCCACCACGCCCCGAGGGAGACACGCTCCCAGACACCCTTGCGCTGGACAGCGTGCGCGTGGGGATCATCGGCGTGGGAACCCGCCTGGACGAGCGGACCATCGGCGACATGAAGGTGATCACCGGCGGCGAGGTGGCTCTCGTGGCGGGGGATTCGCTGGTCGGGACCACCCTGCCGGACAGCATCGCCCGGTCGCTGGAGGACCTCGATCTGGCGGGACTGGTCCGCGGCGGACCGATCTTCGGTCCGCCGATCGCCTCGCTGCCGTACCTGATTGGCGTCAGCCCGCTCCTCTCGCCGGACGGCGAGGTGGGAATCCTGCTCTTCCGCTCGGTCGCGGAGGAGCTGCAGATCGTCCGGGGAATCCGTCAATCGATGGTGGGGATCGGGTTGTTCGCCCTGTTGCTCTCACTGCTGCTCGCCCTGGTGGTGGCGCGCATCGTGGCGAGACCCGCACAGGTGCTCGCCGCGGCCGCCACGGACGTTGCGCAGGGAAACTTCCAGACCCCTCTACCACGGGCCTCCGGCGACGAGATCGGCCAGCTCACGCGGGCCTTCGCCGAGATGCGCTCCGCCATCGCCGAGCGTGAGGCGCGGTTGCGCTCCGCCCAGGCGGAGCTCATCCATCGCGAGAAGCTGGCGGCGATGGGCCGGCTGGTCGCGCAGCTCTCCCACGAGATCAACAATCCCATCTACAATATCCAGAACTGCCTCGAGGTCCTGGATCGACGGGGAGATCCGACCGATCCGAACCGCGAGTTCCTGGAGCTGGCGCGCGAGGAGCTGGATCGTATGGCGGTGCTCACACGGCAGCTGCTGGACCAGAGCCGGCCGTTGGCGGACGCGGCGCGTCCTCTGCAGCTCAACCACCTCGTCCAGCGTGTCGCTACGCTCGCCCGGGATCAGCTGGAGAAGAACGGCGTAGACCTACGCATGAGCCTCGATCCCGAGCTACCGACCGTGGTTGCGCATCCGGACGCGATTCAGCAGGTGCTCGCGAACCTGGTGGACAACGCCATCGACGCAATGCCGAATGGCGGCACCCTCTACCTGAGAACCCGCGGTGGTCCTGAAGCCGTAGAGGTCGAAGTCGAAGATACGGGAGCCGGCATCTCGGAAGCGGACCTGCCGCATATCTTCGAGGCGTTCTTCACCACCAAGCCTGAGGTGCGGGGGATCGGGCTGGGGTTGTTCGTTTCGGAAGGAATCATCCGTGGCCACCGCGGCAGGCTCACGGTGGAGAGCGAGGTTGGTAAGGGGAGCCGCTTCATCGTGCAGCTTCCCCGCGAGACGCTGGACTCATCCCTGTCAAGCGCGGATGCGCAGGCGTCGCGTTCCGCGGCCGGGGTTTGA
- a CDS encoding putative glycoside hydrolase, whose product MIHALHRFFLAPALLLALWGCESGDGRLAPASAAAPEAVGASASASADSAELPKTGFASRVERPDTIRALYVNGWAAGSRSRMRELIRIAEETEINAFVIDVKESDTYLVYDSTAIPLAREIGADQRPASRWLPALLDTLQAHGIYSIARIVVFKDRMLAEARPELAIRNLNGQIWLDSDGRPWVNPYDRRVWDYNIAIAAEALDMGFGEIQWDYVRFPDVTAAQRTNMVYPGAGEVSREDNIRDFIAYSREKLSRYQVPIAADVFGMVTYMEGDVGIGQNWEKLVRVSDALLPMVYPSHYYQGMYGFQAPNAHPYEVVRAALQDAVERTEALRQQGEKTAEIIPWLQAMSADWLDDLRYGPHHLRAQIQAVYDSGLASWALWNPGSKYDLFLPALRPADGSPSPLERSGWVAPEWQPPRHVLSPLLRRRDAAAAAPTAAPPDTVP is encoded by the coding sequence ATGATCCACGCCCTACACCGCTTTTTCCTGGCTCCTGCGCTCCTTCTGGCCCTCTGGGGGTGCGAGTCGGGTGATGGGCGGCTCGCCCCCGCTTCCGCGGCCGCGCCGGAAGCCGTCGGCGCATCGGCATCCGCAAGCGCGGACAGCGCGGAGCTTCCGAAAACAGGGTTCGCCTCCCGCGTAGAGCGCCCGGACACGATCCGGGCGCTCTACGTGAACGGCTGGGCGGCGGGATCTCGCTCGCGAATGCGGGAGCTGATCCGGATCGCGGAAGAAACCGAGATCAACGCTTTTGTCATCGACGTAAAGGAATCCGACACCTATCTGGTCTACGACTCGACTGCGATCCCGCTCGCCCGCGAGATCGGAGCGGACCAGCGGCCCGCCTCCCGCTGGCTTCCCGCGCTGCTCGATACACTGCAAGCCCATGGCATCTACTCCATCGCGCGCATCGTGGTCTTCAAGGACCGCATGCTGGCGGAGGCTCGTCCCGAGCTGGCGATCCGGAATCTCAACGGGCAGATCTGGCTGGACAGCGACGGCAGGCCCTGGGTGAACCCGTACGACCGCAGGGTGTGGGATTACAACATCGCGATCGCGGCGGAGGCGTTGGACATGGGCTTCGGTGAGATCCAGTGGGACTACGTGCGTTTTCCCGATGTGACCGCTGCCCAGCGGACGAACATGGTCTATCCCGGTGCCGGCGAGGTCAGCCGCGAGGACAACATTCGCGACTTCATCGCCTACTCCCGCGAGAAGCTGAGCAGGTATCAGGTCCCCATCGCGGCCGACGTCTTCGGGATGGTGACCTACATGGAGGGCGACGTGGGGATCGGACAGAACTGGGAGAAGCTTGTTCGGGTGTCGGATGCACTCCTGCCGATGGTCTATCCGTCGCACTACTATCAGGGAATGTACGGCTTCCAGGCCCCCAATGCCCACCCGTACGAGGTCGTGCGCGCCGCGCTGCAGGATGCGGTCGAGAGGACGGAAGCGTTGCGGCAACAAGGAGAGAAGACCGCCGAGATCATTCCCTGGCTGCAGGCGATGAGCGCCGACTGGCTCGACGACCTCCGCTACGGTCCCCACCACCTGCGAGCACAGATCCAGGCAGTGTACGACTCCGGCCTGGCAAGCTGGGCACTCTGGAACCCCGGCTCGAAGTACGACCTCTTCCTGCCCGCGCTGCGCCCCGCCGACGGCTCACCGTCGCCGCTGGAGCGCTCCGGCTGGGTCGCCCCTGAGTGGCAGCCGCCCCGGCACGTGCTGAGCCCCCTGCTCCGCCGCCGGGATGCCGCGGCGGCCGCGCCGACGGCCGCACCGCCCGATACGGTGCCCTGA
- the dapE gene encoding succinyl-diaminopimelate desuccinylase — MSVTVADSNIREELARRTLELCAIPSETGNEREIADHIEGLCVAVAGAGATQRIGNSVVCMPEGFGADLPAVALVGHTDTVRCAADQPLEIRDDRVYGCGASDMKAGVATMLALLERHREFAGARPIWIFYDREEGPHEENGLGPVLESGVLPPLDLAFVLEPTDRAIQMGCMGTLHAIVTVRGRRAHSARPWQGENALYNALPLLERLRARDRREVKVGSLTFYEVIVPTQVWTENSKNVVPDRVMINVNVRFAPGKSIAEAEADLLAAVGQDGEVTFIDRAPSGAVYLDHPLVEPWRRRLGIDVACKQAWTDVARFTERGIPAVNFGPGETAQAHQAREWCSIDSLEFVYGALREFFR; from the coding sequence GTGAGCGTAACCGTGGCCGACTCGAACATCCGGGAGGAGCTGGCTCGACGGACGCTGGAGCTCTGCGCGATCCCCAGCGAGACCGGCAACGAGCGGGAAATCGCCGACCACATCGAGGGACTCTGCGTGGCCGTCGCGGGCGCCGGCGCCACGCAGCGGATCGGCAACTCGGTGGTCTGCATGCCGGAGGGCTTCGGCGCCGATCTGCCTGCGGTCGCCCTGGTCGGGCACACGGACACGGTGCGGTGCGCCGCGGATCAGCCGCTGGAGATCCGCGACGACCGGGTCTACGGTTGTGGCGCCAGCGACATGAAGGCCGGTGTGGCGACCATGCTGGCTCTGCTCGAGCGCCATCGCGAGTTCGCCGGTGCACGCCCGATCTGGATCTTCTACGATCGGGAAGAGGGTCCCCACGAGGAGAACGGGCTGGGACCGGTGCTCGAGAGCGGCGTCCTGCCCCCGCTGGACCTGGCGTTCGTGCTGGAGCCCACGGACCGGGCGATCCAGATGGGGTGCATGGGCACTCTCCACGCCATCGTCACCGTGCGGGGTCGTCGGGCGCATAGTGCACGGCCGTGGCAGGGCGAAAATGCCCTCTACAACGCTCTACCTCTCCTGGAGCGGCTGCGCGCCCGCGACCGGCGCGAGGTGAAGGTCGGGTCGCTCACCTTCTACGAAGTGATCGTCCCCACCCAGGTCTGGACCGAGAACTCGAAGAACGTCGTTCCGGACCGGGTGATGATCAACGTCAACGTGCGTTTCGCGCCGGGGAAGAGTATTGCGGAGGCGGAAGCGGACCTGCTGGCGGCGGTCGGGCAGGATGGCGAGGTGACCTTTATCGACCGCGCGCCGTCCGGCGCTGTCTACCTGGACCACCCGCTGGTGGAGCCCTGGAGAAGGCGCCTCGGCATCGACGTGGCCTGCAAGCAGGCGTGGACCGACGTCGCCCGCTTCACCGAGCGGGGCATTCCCGCGGTGAACTTTGGCCCCGGCGAAACCGCGCAGGCCCACCAGGCACGGGAGTGGTGCTCCATCGACTCGCTTGAATTCGTGTACGGGGCTCTGCGCGAGTTCTTCCGCTGA
- a CDS encoding 2,3,4,5-tetrahydropyridine-2,6-dicarboxylate N-succinyltransferase produces MESEQLERIISEAYRDRERAADAAVRQAVEEVIARLDRGELRVAEKRDGEWRVNAWVKEAILLYFGQRPLSPVAAGDLAFYDKVPTKTNLEAQGIRVVPPGVARYGSFLEPGCVLMPGYVNIGAYVGSGTMVDTWATVGSCAQIGRGVHLSGGVGIGGVLEPPSASPVIIEDGAFIGSRCIVVEGVVVEEEAVLGANVVLTASTPIIDVTGPEPVVTRGRIPARSVVIPGTQPKRFPAGEFHVPCALVIGQRKESTDRKTSLNDVLRTFNVQV; encoded by the coding sequence ATGGAAAGCGAGCAGCTGGAAAGGATCATCAGCGAGGCCTACCGGGATCGGGAGCGCGCCGCGGACGCCGCGGTACGGCAGGCGGTGGAGGAGGTGATTGCGCGCCTGGACCGGGGTGAGCTCAGGGTCGCCGAGAAGCGCGACGGGGAGTGGAGGGTCAACGCCTGGGTGAAGGAGGCGATCCTGCTCTACTTCGGGCAGAGGCCGCTCAGCCCCGTGGCCGCCGGAGACCTTGCCTTCTACGACAAGGTGCCCACCAAGACCAACCTGGAAGCGCAGGGCATCCGTGTCGTGCCGCCGGGGGTGGCTCGCTACGGCTCCTTCCTGGAGCCCGGCTGCGTGCTGATGCCCGGCTACGTGAACATCGGTGCCTATGTCGGCTCCGGGACCATGGTGGACACCTGGGCGACCGTGGGGTCATGCGCGCAGATCGGGCGGGGCGTGCACCTTTCCGGCGGCGTCGGCATCGGGGGGGTCCTGGAGCCGCCCAGTGCCTCACCGGTCATCATCGAGGACGGTGCCTTCATCGGCTCGCGCTGCATCGTGGTCGAGGGGGTGGTGGTCGAGGAAGAGGCGGTCCTCGGGGCGAACGTGGTGCTCACCGCCTCGACGCCGATCATCGACGTGACCGGCCCCGAGCCCGTTGTCACCCGAGGGAGGATCCCGGCGCGCTCGGTGGTGATTCCGGGCACGCAGCCGAAGCGCTTCCCGGCCGGCGAGTTCCACGTCCCCTGCGCTCTGGTGATCGGCCAGCGGAAGGAATCCACTGACCGAAAGACGTCGCTAAACGACGTCCTGCGTACGTTCAACGTGCAGGTGTGA